From Acinetobacter lwoffii, a single genomic window includes:
- a CDS encoding M3 family metallopeptidase, with amino-acid sequence MKSKSLKLSTLCLMMMGGYQGLAADTQVQLLPLFKAAEIPSLCDASLASMQKDIQIFENKKIKNKAKAGPYLAEWDELHAKARDFGAAVGLYSNVDPDPALRQAADDCELKISKYQTTLYQNPKLYAQFKKLKASDPIDQKFLEDILEQFENTGVQLSAEKQKRLKEIIEESTKLGQDFSKNVRDNPEKVEFTPAEMKGLPESYIANLKKNEKGNYLLGFDYPEYQPFMELAESDEARKRYQTAYTRRGTEQNLQFMKKAIDLRYEMAQLFDKESYAHSALEFRMAKTPEAVNGFLDEVYAKVAPLEKQDVEQLRQFKAETLKVPVEKAEITRWNQGYWSEKLRQAKYKVDQEKLRDYFPTEASQKWLFAISSELYGIEFKPVKVKAWHDEVEYYAVHDKATGEFLGGLYVDKYPREGKYGHAAVWGAYGGSTLNQRRPVSVLVTNFNRKGLNSNELETFVHEMGHALHGILSKTRYTEQSGTSVERDFVEAPSQMYEEWARRLETLSKVADYCEPACPRVDAAMTERLKNVKNYGRGLHYARQALYAQYDMALHGKDAKNIEPLKLWQDMEGKTALGYVNGQQFPGQFGHLMGGYQAGYYSYMWSEVIALDMLSSFGDQLMDKKVGAHYRNTVLAQGGQKHGEQMVKDFLGRDPDSKAFFNEISGKN; translated from the coding sequence ATGAAATCAAAATCTTTAAAATTAAGTACCTTATGTTTAATGATGATGGGGGGATATCAAGGTTTAGCGGCAGATACCCAAGTACAGCTGCTGCCATTGTTCAAGGCTGCAGAAATTCCGTCTTTATGTGATGCCAGTCTGGCTTCCATGCAAAAAGATATCCAGATATTTGAAAATAAGAAAATTAAAAATAAAGCCAAGGCCGGGCCTTATCTGGCTGAATGGGATGAATTGCATGCCAAAGCCCGTGATTTCGGTGCTGCAGTAGGATTGTACAGTAATGTCGATCCGGATCCTGCATTGCGTCAGGCAGCCGATGACTGTGAACTTAAAATCAGCAAATACCAGACCACTCTGTATCAGAATCCGAAACTGTATGCCCAGTTCAAGAAACTGAAAGCCAGTGATCCGATTGATCAGAAATTTTTAGAAGATATTCTGGAGCAGTTTGAGAACACCGGGGTACAACTCAGTGCAGAAAAACAGAAACGACTGAAAGAAATTATTGAAGAAAGTACCAAACTGGGGCAGGACTTTTCCAAAAATGTGCGGGATAACCCTGAAAAAGTTGAATTTACTCCAGCTGAAATGAAAGGCCTGCCAGAAAGTTACATCGCAAATTTAAAGAAAAATGAAAAGGGCAATTATCTGCTCGGCTTTGATTATCCGGAATACCAGCCTTTTATGGAGCTGGCAGAAAGTGATGAAGCACGCAAACGTTACCAGACCGCTTACACGCGTCGCGGGACCGAACAAAATCTGCAATTCATGAAAAAAGCCATTGATCTGCGTTATGAAATGGCACAACTTTTTGACAAGGAAAGCTATGCCCATTCTGCGCTTGAATTCCGCATGGCCAAAACTCCGGAAGCAGTGAACGGTTTTCTGGATGAGGTTTATGCCAAAGTTGCACCTCTAGAAAAGCAGGATGTAGAACAATTACGCCAGTTCAAGGCTGAAACTTTAAAAGTTCCAGTAGAGAAAGCAGAAATTACACGCTGGAATCAGGGTTACTGGAGTGAAAAACTGCGTCAGGCCAAATACAAGGTAGACCAGGAAAAATTGCGGGATTATTTCCCGACAGAAGCATCGCAAAAATGGTTATTCGCTATTTCTTCGGAACTCTATGGCATTGAGTTCAAGCCGGTGAAAGTCAAGGCCTGGCATGATGAAGTGGAATATTATGCGGTACATGACAAGGCTACGGGCGAATTCCTGGGTGGATTATATGTCGATAAATACCCGCGTGAAGGCAAATATGGGCATGCAGCTGTCTGGGGAGCTTATGGTGGCAGTACCCTGAATCAGCGTCGTCCGGTATCGGTACTGGTGACCAATTTTAACCGTAAGGGCTTGAACAGCAACGAACTGGAAACCTTTGTGCATGAAATGGGGCATGCCTTGCACGGGATTCTATCGAAAACCCGTTATACGGAACAGTCTGGTACCTCGGTAGAGCGTGACTTTGTAGAAGCGCCGTCACAGATGTATGAAGAGTGGGCACGCCGTCTGGAAACCTTGTCAAAAGTAGCAGATTACTGTGAGCCGGCATGTCCTCGGGTGGATGCTGCCATGACCGAGCGCTTAAAGAATGTGAAGAATTACGGCCGAGGCCTGCATTATGCCCGTCAGGCTTTATATGCCCAATATGATATGGCCCTGCATGGTAAAGATGCAAAAAACATTGAGCCTTTAAAACTCTGGCAGGATATGGAAGGTAAAACCGCCTTGGGTTATGTCAACGGTCAGCAGTTCCCGGGACAGTTCGGACATCTGATGGGCGGCTATCAGGCAGGTTACTACAGCTATATGTGGTCTGAGGTCATTGCCCTGGATATGCTTTCATCCTTTGGTGATCAGCTGATGGACAAGAAAGTCGGTGCGCATTATCGTAATACGGTCCTGGCGCAAGGCGGACAAAAGCATGGCGAGCAAATGGTGAAAGACTTCTTGGGTCGTGATCCAGACAGCAAAGCTTTCTTTAATGAAATCTCTGGAAAAAATTAA
- a CDS encoding ABC transporter permease codes for MLAYIIRRLWQMIPTMLGVILLIFLLFNWVGGDPAYILAGKMANAEQIENIRQQLGVDQPYYVQLWIFIKQILTFDYGVSWSTGESVAQIITTRLGPSLTILIPLTILQTIISIILALGVASVRGSLTDRMIMMLCTIGMSISILVYIIVFQYFLAYELSWFPVQGWSDNFADNLFKYALLPVLIMLVVSIAPTLRLYRSFVLDEVNQDYVRTARAKGLGENRIMGVHVLRNASIPIITDVMAGLPALLIGAFLIERFFGIPGIGREVIIAVERSDFPVIKAITVYVAAATMIFNLIADLIYKWVDPRVQLK; via the coding sequence ATGCTGGCATATATTATTCGACGGCTTTGGCAAATGATCCCGACCATGCTCGGGGTGATTTTGCTGATTTTCCTGCTGTTTAACTGGGTAGGTGGAGACCCTGCCTATATTCTGGCCGGTAAAATGGCCAATGCGGAACAGATTGAGAACATCCGTCAGCAACTGGGTGTGGATCAACCGTATTACGTACAACTCTGGATCTTTATCAAGCAGATTTTAACCTTTGATTATGGGGTGAGCTGGAGTACCGGGGAGTCAGTGGCACAGATTATCACCACCCGTTTGGGACCCTCACTGACCATTCTGATTCCCCTGACCATTCTGCAAACCATTATTTCTATCATTCTGGCTTTGGGTGTGGCTTCGGTTCGTGGTTCTTTGACAGATCGCATGATCATGATGCTGTGTACGATCGGTATGTCGATCAGTATTCTGGTATATATCATCGTGTTCCAGTATTTCCTGGCTTATGAACTGAGCTGGTTCCCGGTACAGGGCTGGAGTGATAATTTCGCTGATAATCTTTTCAAATATGCCTTGTTACCTGTGCTGATTATGTTGGTGGTCAGTATTGCACCAACACTACGCCTGTATCGTAGTTTTGTACTGGATGAAGTCAATCAGGACTATGTGCGTACTGCGCGTGCCAAAGGCCTGGGTGAAAACCGTATCATGGGCGTGCATGTCCTGCGCAATGCCTCCATTCCGATTATTACCGATGTCATGGCAGGACTTCCGGCACTGCTGATCGGTGCTTTCCTGATTGAGCGTTTTTTTGGTATTCCGGGAATTGGCCGTGAAGTCATTATTGCAGTAGAACGTTCCGATTTTCCGGTGATTAAAGCGATTACGGTCTATGTCGCTGCTGCGACCATGATATTCAACCTGATTGCCGATCTGATCTATAAATGGGTCGATCCGCGTGTACAGTTGAAGTAG
- a CDS encoding ABC transporter permease: MLSAIFKKEQAAEAAPESASTGLWQLAMRRLKRDRIAMFSLYVVLFYLLLLVLSMSGLIAKDWNKEVAVSYAPPSFISAAPVPAVSDTEQGAESVPLPVNPVDPLKDVIAELNAEIAAEQGAGAGIDYYGVVDPLAEDMKAINQELGGQLMDESGELKQSLVFGADKWGQDVLQKTIKGAETSILVGLIAAFVAVLIGTALGAIAGYFGGWVDDLLNWFYNIFTSIPYLLLVLAIAAVLQQKGILSIILILGLTGWTGVFRLVRAEYMKHTAREYVLAAKAIGVSNMRRMFVHIFPNVSHIALVQMSILVVAFIKSEVILSFLGFGVPIGVVSWGSMLNEAQSELILGKWWQLAAASIAMAVLVTAFSMFTDALRDALDPKLK; this comes from the coding sequence ATGCTGAGTGCGATATTTAAAAAAGAACAAGCGGCTGAAGCAGCACCTGAATCGGCTTCAACAGGATTATGGCAACTGGCCATGCGCCGTTTGAAACGTGACCGGATTGCCATGTTTTCTCTGTATGTGGTGCTGTTTTATCTGCTGCTGCTGGTACTGTCAATGAGCGGCCTAATTGCCAAAGACTGGAATAAAGAAGTGGCGGTCAGCTATGCACCGCCGAGTTTTATCAGTGCAGCGCCAGTTCCGGCTGTATCTGATACAGAGCAGGGTGCAGAATCTGTACCTCTACCAGTCAATCCAGTTGATCCTTTAAAAGATGTCATTGCTGAATTGAATGCTGAAATTGCTGCTGAGCAGGGTGCTGGTGCAGGCATCGATTATTATGGAGTGGTCGATCCGCTGGCAGAAGACATGAAGGCCATTAATCAGGAGCTCGGCGGCCAGCTGATGGATGAAAGTGGGGAACTCAAGCAAAGTCTGGTCTTCGGCGCCGATAAATGGGGACAGGATGTTTTACAGAAAACCATCAAGGGGGCTGAAACCTCGATTCTGGTTGGACTGATTGCAGCCTTTGTCGCTGTACTGATTGGAACTGCACTGGGTGCAATAGCAGGTTACTTTGGTGGCTGGGTCGATGATCTTCTCAACTGGTTTTATAATATCTTTACTTCGATTCCCTATCTGTTGCTGGTTTTGGCGATTGCCGCAGTGTTACAACAAAAAGGTATTTTATCAATCATCCTGATTTTAGGTCTGACTGGCTGGACCGGGGTCTTCCGTTTGGTTCGTGCCGAATACATGAAACATACGGCACGTGAATATGTGCTGGCTGCCAAGGCGATTGGCGTGAGCAATATGCGTCGTATGTTTGTCCATATTTTTCCCAATGTCAGCCATATTGCCCTAGTACAGATGTCTATTTTGGTGGTGGCATTTATCAAGTCTGAAGTCATTTTGAGCTTTCTTGGTTTCGGTGTGCCTATCGGGGTAGTGTCATGGGGCAGTATGCTAAATGAAGCGCAAAGCGAGCTGATTTTGGGTAAATGGTGGCAACTGGCGGCAGCCTCAATCGCCATGGCGGTATTGGTGACTGCTTTCTCGATGTTTACCGATGCACTCCGTGATGCATTAGATCCAAAACTGAAATAG
- a CDS encoding ABC transporter ATP-binding protein, whose translation MSEINPSTAPALLRVENLRVSFKGENKEYIETVKGVSFEIPANTTVALVGESGSGKSVTSLATMGLLPAESARISEDSQIIFEGKNLLKLKTREMRQMCGKDIAMIFQEPMSSLNPVFTVGMQIAEILQLHLGMNKKQARQRTLELLKEVGIPTPETKIDAYPGQLSGGQQQRVMIAMAIACEPKLLIADEPTTALDVTIQKQILDLLESLRQRRQMSMLFITHDLALVGEIADQVIVMRHGEIREQGPVREVLDRPQDMYTKALLHCRPQLSQRPLRLPMISDFMKQDGSTWLEDIRLNTQLPQRSRGLKGGEEIILDVRDLKKSFYSRKGLFGKDEFQAVKGVSFQLAKGKTLGLVGESGSGKTTIGLLLMRLQQATGGKALFQGRDILDMSEKEFTQYQRKIQIIFQNPYASLNPRFTVGQILMEPMQIHKIGQDDAERKQMALDLLERVSLPAQAFYRYPHEFSGGQRQRIAIARCLTLKPEILICDESVSALDVSVQAQVLNLLQDLQDEFGLSYIFISHDLSVVKYISDQIMVLNHGELVEIANSDELYQSPQHEYTKRLIGAIPQGIPQSA comes from the coding sequence ATGTCTGAAATCAATCCAAGCACAGCACCTGCGTTACTTCGCGTAGAAAATCTGCGAGTCAGTTTTAAAGGTGAAAATAAAGAATATATTGAGACCGTAAAAGGGGTTTCTTTCGAGATTCCGGCTAATACCACGGTTGCACTGGTAGGTGAATCGGGGAGTGGCAAGTCGGTTACTTCCCTCGCCACTATGGGCCTGCTTCCGGCAGAAAGCGCACGTATTTCAGAAGATAGCCAGATCATCTTTGAAGGGAAAAACCTGCTCAAGCTTAAAACCCGTGAAATGCGCCAGATGTGCGGCAAAGACATTGCCATGATTTTTCAGGAGCCGATGTCTTCGCTAAATCCGGTATTTACGGTAGGCATGCAGATTGCAGAAATCCTGCAACTACATTTGGGCATGAATAAAAAACAGGCACGTCAACGTACTCTGGAACTGCTCAAAGAAGTGGGTATCCCTACGCCAGAAACTAAAATCGATGCCTATCCGGGGCAGCTTTCCGGTGGACAGCAACAACGGGTCATGATTGCCATGGCCATTGCCTGTGAACCTAAACTGTTGATTGCAGATGAACCGACCACAGCTCTGGATGTGACTATTCAAAAGCAGATTCTGGACTTGCTGGAATCGCTGCGGCAACGTCGCCAGATGTCGATGCTGTTTATTACCCATGATCTGGCATTGGTTGGTGAAATTGCTGATCAGGTGATTGTAATGCGTCATGGGGAAATCCGTGAACAGGGTCCGGTTCGGGAGGTGCTGGACCGGCCTCAAGACATGTATACCAAAGCCTTGTTACACTGCCGTCCACAATTGTCGCAACGTCCGTTACGTTTGCCGATGATCAGCGATTTTATGAAACAGGATGGCTCAACCTGGCTAGAAGATATCCGTCTGAATACTCAGCTTCCGCAACGTTCACGTGGGCTAAAGGGTGGAGAGGAAATTATTCTGGATGTACGGGATCTGAAGAAATCTTTTTATAGTCGTAAAGGACTGTTTGGCAAAGATGAATTTCAGGCAGTAAAAGGAGTTTCTTTCCAGCTGGCCAAAGGAAAAACCTTGGGGCTGGTCGGGGAGTCCGGTTCGGGTAAAACCACCATCGGTTTATTACTGATGCGTCTGCAACAGGCTACAGGTGGTAAGGCACTGTTTCAGGGGCGGGATATTTTGGACATGTCGGAAAAGGAATTTACCCAGTATCAACGTAAAATCCAGATCATTTTTCAGAATCCCTATGCTTCGCTGAATCCACGTTTTACTGTTGGACAAATCCTGATGGAACCGATGCAGATTCATAAAATTGGTCAGGATGATGCAGAGCGCAAACAAATGGCCTTGGATCTGTTGGAGCGGGTCAGCTTGCCTGCACAGGCTTTTTATCGTTACCCGCATGAGTTTTCAGGTGGTCAGCGTCAGCGAATTGCGATTGCACGTTGCCTGACCTTAAAACCCGAGATTTTGATCTGCGATGAATCGGTCTCGGCACTGGATGTCTCAGTACAGGCGCAGGTGCTGAATTTACTGCAAGATTTGCAGGATGAATTCGGACTCAGCTATATCTTTATTTCACATGATTTGTCGGTAGTGAAATATATTTCAGATCAGATCATGGTGCTGAATCATGGTGAATTGGTGGAAATCGCCAATTCAGATGAATTGTATCAATCTCCACAGCATGAATATACCAAGCGTTTAATCGGTGCTATCCCGCAAGGGATTCCACAAAGTGCCTGA
- the rluB gene encoding 23S rRNA pseudouridine(2605) synthase RluB: MSEKLQKVLARVGLGSRRYMEEVIAAGRVSVNGQIAQVGERIEPGDELRIDGRKVAFQIEDEIRRRVIIYYKPEGEICSRSDPENRPTVFEQLPAIPGDRWVMVGRLDINSTGLLLFTNDGELANRLMHPSNEIEREYAVRVMGEVTPQIRNNMLKGVVLDDGPAKFESFSELGGDGINRWFQVVVKEGRNREVRRIFESQGLKVSRLLRTRYGTVILPRELRTGRWIELDKNDIDNLTKAVELKPRQGTGLFGMAKRRNERMQDKPMAARRGGFLRQQRRDSDEQPQNNTGRERRDDNAYGRRDRAENQNGTQFVRRENRPDQGFGRREERDENAPRRPYGVNKGFKKF; this comes from the coding sequence ATGAGTGAAAAGTTACAAAAGGTGCTTGCACGCGTTGGTTTGGGTTCTCGCCGTTATATGGAAGAAGTCATTGCCGCGGGTCGTGTAAGTGTCAACGGGCAAATTGCCCAAGTGGGTGAACGAATCGAACCAGGTGATGAGCTTCGCATCGATGGTCGTAAAGTTGCCTTCCAGATTGAAGACGAAATCCGTCGTCGTGTCATTATCTATTACAAGCCTGAAGGCGAGATCTGCTCACGTAGCGATCCTGAAAACCGTCCGACCGTGTTTGAACAGCTGCCTGCTATTCCGGGCGATCGCTGGGTGATGGTCGGTCGTCTGGATATTAACTCCACCGGTCTACTCTTGTTCACAAATGATGGTGAACTTGCGAATCGCTTGATGCACCCATCGAATGAAATCGAACGTGAATATGCAGTTCGTGTCATGGGTGAAGTAACGCCACAAATTCGTAACAACATGCTTAAAGGCGTGGTGCTAGACGATGGTCCGGCAAAATTCGAATCTTTCTCTGAACTGGGCGGTGACGGGATCAACCGTTGGTTCCAGGTCGTGGTGAAAGAAGGTCGTAACCGTGAAGTACGTCGTATCTTTGAATCACAAGGCCTGAAAGTCAGCCGTCTACTGCGTACCCGTTATGGTACTGTGATTTTGCCACGCGAACTGCGTACCGGTCGCTGGATTGAACTGGATAAAAACGATATCGACAACCTGACCAAAGCTGTGGAATTGAAGCCACGTCAAGGTACAGGCTTGTTTGGTATGGCGAAACGCCGTAACGAGCGTATGCAAGACAAACCGATGGCTGCGCGCCGTGGCGGTTTCTTGCGTCAGCAACGTCGTGACAGTGATGAGCAACCACAAAATAATACTGGCCGTGAGCGTCGTGATGACAATGCTTATGGTCGTCGTGACAGAGCTGAAAACCAGAATGGCACTCAGTTTGTACGTCGTGAAAACCGTCCTGATCAAGGTTTCGGCCGCCGTGAAGAGCGTGATGAAAATGCGCCGCGCCGTCCATATGGCGTCAACAAAGGCTTTAAAAAGTTTTAA
- the scpB gene encoding SMC-Scp complex subunit ScpB, whose product MTLDQNTLLSAEDNLHEVLMQLEAIIFASDSAVSLARLKEAFQDRYSKQELRQYLQQLSMLMHGRSIELIETAQGYRFQVRAKYRNIIAQTWPERPARLSPSLLETLAVIAYHQPVTRADIEQIRGVTNNSQNLRTLFDWNWIKESGFRELPGRPALLMTTPQFLNAFGLNSLGQLPPLQDAKEAFMALDANAPKS is encoded by the coding sequence ATGACACTCGATCAAAATACGCTGTTATCTGCAGAAGATAATCTGCATGAAGTATTAATGCAGCTTGAAGCCATTATTTTTGCCAGCGACTCTGCGGTTTCATTGGCTCGTCTGAAAGAAGCTTTTCAAGATCGCTATAGCAAGCAGGAATTACGTCAGTATTTACAACAACTTTCCATGCTGATGCATGGCCGTTCAATCGAACTGATTGAAACAGCACAAGGTTATCGTTTTCAAGTGCGTGCAAAATATCGTAATATTATTGCACAGACCTGGCCTGAGCGACCGGCTCGCTTGTCGCCTTCATTACTAGAGACGCTTGCGGTGATTGCTTATCACCAGCCAGTGACCCGAGCGGATATTGAACAAATTCGTGGTGTCACGAATAACAGTCAAAACTTGCGTACGCTGTTTGACTGGAACTGGATTAAAGAGTCTGGATTTCGTGAACTCCCTGGAAGACCTGCGTTGTTAATGACAACGCCACAATTTTTAAATGCGTTTGGCCTGAATAGTTTGGGCCAATTGCCTCCCCTGCAGGATGCCAAGGAAGCTTTTATGGCCCTCGATGCGAATGCACCGAAGTCATAA
- a CDS encoding segregation and condensation protein A, with protein sequence MTQIIHNTMESAPHIRVLDEWQDTIPEDLYIPPAAFEILLEHFEGPLDFLIYLIQKNGFDLLQVDIAPIAAQYLSYMDAMKSLNIELTADYMVMAALLADLKSRLLLPKPKSLAAIEQDPKQELIDRLENYLRIKQAAERLGQMPILERDTFTTNVSLGEIQQPNEGYSSDLLRDALLCIFNRPEPVIHQVQQEPVLLEERIAYIESCIETGAILSFKDLLKPSQGRMGMVVTFMAVLELTRQQKIQIIATGIEAPLAIQGASQ encoded by the coding sequence ATGACTCAAATTATCCATAACACTATGGAATCTGCTCCACACATTCGGGTTCTGGATGAATGGCAGGATACAATTCCAGAGGATCTGTACATTCCTCCAGCGGCATTTGAAATCTTATTAGAACATTTTGAAGGCCCACTCGACTTTTTAATTTACCTGATTCAAAAAAACGGTTTTGACCTGTTACAGGTCGATATCGCGCCGATTGCAGCACAGTATTTGTCTTATATGGACGCGATGAAATCCCTGAACATCGAGCTGACGGCCGATTATATGGTGATGGCAGCCTTACTGGCAGATCTCAAATCGCGTTTGCTATTACCAAAACCGAAAAGCCTGGCTGCGATTGAACAGGATCCAAAACAAGAACTGATTGACCGTTTAGAAAATTATTTAAGAATTAAACAGGCAGCAGAACGTCTGGGCCAGATGCCGATTCTGGAACGTGACACTTTCACCACCAACGTCAGTTTGGGCGAAATCCAGCAGCCGAATGAAGGCTATTCAAGCGATTTATTGCGTGATGCCTTGCTTTGTATATTTAACCGTCCTGAACCGGTGATTCATCAGGTGCAACAGGAACCGGTACTGCTGGAAGAACGTATTGCCTATATTGAAAGTTGTATTGAAACTGGCGCAATACTCAGCTTTAAGGACTTGTTAAAACCGAGCCAAGGCCGTATGGGTATGGTGGTAACCTTTATGGCGGTGCTGGAACTGACCCGACAACAAAAAATTCAGATTATTGCTACAGGTATTGAAGCCCCGCTCGCAATTCAAGGAGCCAGTCAATGA
- a CDS encoding L-threonylcarbamoyladenylate synthase: MLHLRVHPDNPQPRLISQAVERIRAGDVVVYPTDAAYAIGCQIGNKSAMERIAQIRGLGPKHQYAILCCDLSDIATYAKVDNAMYRLLKNNTPAITTFILPATSEVPRRLMHPKKKTIGLRIPNNPVCQMLLKELGEPLLTSTLILPGQTDPLDDPYDIEMQLGKRIDVFVDSGLGTLSTTSIVDLSGDHPEVIRRGMGDVSAFE; encoded by the coding sequence ATGCTGCATTTACGCGTACACCCAGACAATCCGCAACCCCGCTTAATCAGTCAGGCAGTGGAACGTATCCGTGCGGGTGATGTGGTGGTCTATCCCACTGATGCAGCCTATGCGATTGGTTGCCAGATTGGGAACAAGAGTGCCATGGAGCGGATTGCGCAAATTCGTGGTCTGGGCCCAAAGCATCAATATGCGATTCTGTGCTGTGATTTGTCCGATATTGCCACTTATGCCAAGGTGGACAATGCCATGTACCGTTTGCTGAAAAATAATACACCGGCCATCACGACCTTTATTTTACCTGCAACCAGTGAAGTCCCGCGTCGGTTGATGCATCCCAAAAAGAAAACTATTGGCCTGCGCATTCCAAATAATCCGGTGTGTCAGATGCTGCTCAAAGAACTCGGTGAGCCGTTGTTGACCTCTACCCTGATTTTACCGGGTCAGACTGACCCACTCGATGATCCTTATGATATTGAAATGCAGCTGGGCAAACGCATTGATGTTTTTGTAGATAGTGGTTTAGGCACGTTGAGCACGACTTCTATTGTAGATTTATCGGGTGATCATCCAGAAGTGATTCGTCGTGGTATGGGAGATGTCAGCGCCTTTGAATAA
- a CDS encoding elongation factor P hydroxylase — MHLLQPQTEVNISSLVSTIPSLDSDSSTQQVQLSPWANLSSEAQQVDWLILHFNHWFSHLNVTLVRGEFEPEYFPATTNSPARIQFAHGFFNSALHEISHWTIAGDKRRLLPDLGYWYAPDGRTREQQTLFEQVEIKPQAIEWMFAQAFGRKFRVSLDNLTGDGGDGASFKDNVYAQVQAYFNGTAKLPRDAARFIQCICICIRGGKSLQSDEFIREILD, encoded by the coding sequence ATGCATCTGTTGCAGCCGCAAACAGAAGTGAATATTTCATCACTCGTTAGCACAATTCCAAGCCTTGATTCTGACAGTTCAACACAACAAGTGCAACTCTCGCCATGGGCGAATTTATCGTCAGAAGCGCAGCAGGTGGACTGGCTCATCTTACACTTTAATCACTGGTTTTCCCATTTAAATGTCACTTTAGTGCGCGGCGAATTTGAACCAGAATATTTCCCTGCAACTACAAACAGTCCTGCTCGGATCCAGTTTGCGCATGGTTTTTTTAATAGTGCCCTGCATGAAATCAGCCACTGGACCATTGCCGGAGATAAACGCCGCCTGTTGCCTGATCTGGGTTACTGGTATGCGCCGGATGGCCGTACCCGAGAACAGCAGACTTTGTTTGAACAGGTCGAAATCAAGCCACAGGCAATTGAGTGGATGTTTGCCCAGGCTTTTGGCCGTAAATTCCGGGTTTCTTTGGATAACCTGACTGGCGATGGCGGTGATGGCGCCAGCTTTAAAGATAATGTCTACGCTCAAGTTCAGGCTTATTTTAATGGTACAGCCAAACTTCCACGTGATGCAGCGCGCTTTATCCAATGTATCTGTATCTGCATCAGAGGTGGCAAAAGTTTACAATCTGATGAATTTATACGTGAAATACTTGATTAA
- a CDS encoding YceD family protein, with protein MSANTFPAQIEPFKWAEQGFKWSGKLPLSRFVRIAREAVGSIDDQLINIDCKLSMDAYHRIAWLDGHVETKVPMECQRCLETVEIELVSSFHLALVDDESLIERLDEDADFIVLGESEATTKGDYDAPATADLLALIEDELLLLMPLSPKHEFCEHKHQPAVEEVAEEKRDNPFEVLAALKGKLN; from the coding sequence ATGTCAGCAAATACCTTTCCGGCACAGATTGAGCCGTTTAAATGGGCTGAACAGGGCTTTAAATGGTCAGGTAAACTGCCTTTATCCCGCTTTGTTCGTATCGCTCGTGAAGCTGTTGGATCAATTGATGATCAATTGATTAACATAGACTGTAAGCTATCAATGGATGCCTATCATCGTATTGCATGGCTAGATGGTCACGTTGAAACAAAAGTTCCTATGGAATGCCAGCGTTGTCTGGAAACTGTAGAAATTGAACTGGTTTCATCGTTCCATTTGGCACTTGTGGATGATGAGTCACTGATAGAGCGCTTGGATGAGGATGCTGATTTCATCGTCCTAGGTGAAAGTGAAGCAACGACCAAAGGTGATTATGATGCACCAGCGACCGCTGATTTACTCGCGCTGATAGAAGATGAACTGTTATTGTTGATGCCGTTGTCGCCTAAACATGAGTTTTGTGAACATAAGCATCAACCTGCCGTAGAAGAAGTGGCTGAAGAAAAACGGGACAACCCGTTTGAAGTTTTGGCTGCTTTGAAGGGTAAACTTAACTAA
- the rpmF gene encoding 50S ribosomal protein L32, whose product MAVQQNRKSRSRRDMRRSHDALTENALTVDQATGETHRRHHVSKDGIYRGRQLFAKASAE is encoded by the coding sequence ATGGCCGTTCAGCAAAACCGTAAAAGTCGCTCTCGCCGTGACATGCGCCGTTCACATGACGCTTTAACCGAGAATGCATTAACTGTAGACCAAGCTACTGGCGAGACTCATCGTCGTCACCACGTATCTAAAGATGGTATCTACCGTGGTCGTCAATTATTCGCTAAAGCATCTGCTGAATAA